TGGTCTCTCGTCCAGTCCGACAGTTCGAAGGACCAGCTATCCACTATGGCCTCGTTGCTTCGGGTGACAAGGTTGTCAAAAGCGCAAAGCTGAGAGATGACTTGCGCGATAAATACGGCATCATTTGTTTTGAAATGGAAGCTGCAGGTATCCTAAATACCCTGCCAGTCGCAGTTATCAAAGGCGTCTCAGACTATGCCGATTTCCATAAGAACGACAGCTGGCATGACTATGCGGCGGCAACGGCAGCTTCTTACGCACGGTGCCTTCTCGAGACTATTGGGCCTATGCGAGAGGATCTTCTAACTATTCCCGATAGACCTGGTAAGTGCGTCTTTCCCAACTACCTGTTTAAGCTGTCCCATTTCATGACGCTGTCATAGACAGCAGATACTCCTGCCGTGTTCGTCGCTGATATTTGACAGAAACCCCGAGAAGATTCTTCTCGGTGCCATTTGGCAGAAACGCGCAATTTATTGGCCGAAAGCACGAGGTTGATACCTTGCTATCGAAGGTTGGCAGCAATAACCCCGAAGACGATTGCCAGCGTGTAACGGTTTTCGGGTTAGGTGGAATGGGGAAAACTCAGATCTGTATTGAGTTTTCCTATAGACTCCAGGAGTCTATCTCCGTGTTCTGGGTTTCAGCAGTGACTGCTGAGACGCTCAAGAAAGCCTTTCGAGATATTGGCCAGACACTCAAACTCCCTGGTATACAAGAAACGGATGCAGAGGTTCAGACACTTGTGAGGTCTGCACTAGCCAACGAGAGCTTCGGGAGGTGGGTACTGATAATTGACAATGCTGATGATAGCAAGATGCTATATGAGAGCAGCAGTGATAGTTGTGGCGAAATGGCAGCTCCCCTAATTGACTATCTGCCCTTCAGCCGCCTGGGCTCTATCGTCTTCACGACACGCAATCTTGAAGCAGCAGTGAAATACAGTGGTACTAATAGGATTGAGGTCGGGAAGCCCAACACAGAAGATGCTATGGTGATGTTAGAGTCGAACCTGGGAGATATCGGCACAATGGTCGACACAGACGACAAACGTCAGCTTCTTGACATTTTGGATTATCTCCCACTCGCTATCATGCAGGCTGCTGCTTATCTTTGTGCAAAGCAGTTGAGCGTCACGAAATATTTGCACATATACCGGAATAGCTCCGAAGCCTTGAGCGAGGTTCTGAATCGTAATATCGAGGATACTCGCAGATACAGGACTCTGAGCAAACCAGCGGCAACCACATGGTTCATCTCATTTGAGCAAATCGCTCGTGATGACCCGCTCGCAGCGGACTATCTTTGCTTTATGTCTTGCGTCAATCCACAAAGTATTCCGACCTCTCTCTTACCAGAGGCCTCTCCACTCGAAGTTGCCAACTCTATTGGCACGTTGAAAGCGTACGCGCTGATTAAAGAACGGCCTAGTGGAAACTGCTTCGATACTCATAGCCTAGTGCACCTGTCCGTGCAAAAGTGGCTTACAGCCAAAGGAACATTTCATGAGTGGACAGGGAGGGTATTGGAAAGGGTCGCGGAGGTCTTCCCAACCGGCGAGCCAGCAAACGTACACTTGTGGAATTTGTACCTGCACCATGCGCTCCATATCCTTAATCTGACGGAGATATCGTCTTTGCTGGAGCAGGCTGGAAGGACTTTGCTTTACAACGTCGGCTGGTGCCTACTGAACAGTGGCCTGTACAATGAGGCCGAGATAATCTGTCAAATGAGCCTGCAGATGAATGAATGTGCATTGGGCCCCGACCATCCTGACACTCTCAATTCAATGAGCAAGCTTGGCAGGGCCTTGAAACAAAATGACAAGCCCAACGAAGCAGAGACGGTATGTCGCCATGTTCTCAAACTCAGGGAGTTTGCAAGTTGGTTCGACCATTTGGATACATCCTCCCATCCTGCTCTGAATCTGTTCGAGCTACTACGAGACAGCGGGAGGCTTAAGGAGGCCCATGAAATCAGCATCAAAACTTTGAATCAAATGGTCAAGTCTCTAGGTCTGGAGCATCCTCTTACTCTGACGTGCTTCTCAAACCTCGCCCAAATACTTCACGCTCAGGGCCATTTTGACGCTGCTAAGGGTTTGAACGAGCAGACACTGGCAGCCAGAGGGAGAATCCTAGGTCCAGTACACCAGGATACATTGGTCAGCATCAATAATTCAGCCCTATTCCCAGGCAGGAACAACGACTACAAGGAAGCAGAGGACATGTTCCGGACACTCTGTGAGGTGTGCGAAGCCACTTTGGGCCCAGAGAATCCGCTGACACTCGTCGCTAAAAACAACCTAGCCATGGTGCTGAACTGGAAGGGCCAAAGCGTTGAAGCGATGCATTTGTTGCAGGGGGTCCTGAGCATCAATACCAAGCTCCTTGGCCCGGAACACTGCAATACCCTAACCACCAGGAGTAACATAGCCGTCGTTTCCCATGCACAAGGTGGACATGCTGTTGCGGATCAATTATTTCGAGAGATACTGTTAAAGGTCGAGAGTCTAACGGGGCCAGAGCACCCCAGCACGCTTTTAAACTTGTCAGGTTTAGCCCAGGTCCGTCAATCACAGGGGCGATAtgacgaggccgaagagaTGCTCACAAGGGTGTTTGAGGCCAGAGAAGGAGCATTAGGGCTCGACAACCCAGACACATTGGCGAGCGCACGGGCGCTACACCATCTCCAAGCCCTTCGTCAACAGCTACCGAGATAATTATTGGCTATCTATGCAATATGGTCATGATTCTTTCCCTATAGTGCAGTCCATGGGGCATCAGAACTTGACAGCTGTTGCAGTGTGTTGTTATATTTGGCACCCTCAGTGCAAAGCGAGTCAGATCGGATGTTAATATGCGTGCCCTCAGCAGACAATAATTGGAGTAGCTGGATAAACTCTTTCTTGTCCTCATTCTACCCCGGAATTAACAGAGCGGGGAACACAAATCCCGCACAGTAATTTGCCGATCTGAACGCATTTCAAACCCATTGGTGGAATTGAAGCTATAGCAATGCCGTCTCCGCTTGGGTTATGAGCCCATCAGTCTTGATGATGATATTTGGGCGGTCATGGCAGTAGTTATTTATTTGGGAATACCGTCCCTTTGTTACTGTCATTCCAATCCAGTCGTGACATCTGGTAGCCGCCAAAATGCGCTCTAGACTCACAATCCACCATGCcagcctgctgctgtgctCTCTCACCCTCCCCGCTGCTGTCAACGCCAACCGTTCGCAGACGCGCCTCCATTCCGGCTGGAAATTCTGGCactctccaacaaccccagacgGCATAACATACAGCCTCCGACCAGATAACCAAAACGAGAGCCTAGTCGAGCTGCGCGACTGGATCCTGCCCAGCGCAAACGCCTTCATCGCTGATCCGGCAAAGCACTACAAAAAGCCCGACTCCCCGCCGGATATCGACATCCCATATGTCGACAACGACTTCGACGACGCAAATTGGACATCCGTTACTGTCCCGCATGACTGGGCGATAACAGGCGACTTCGTGAGCACAGATGAAGTCTCCGGGGGGATGGGCCGGTTACCAGTTCGCGGAGTTGGATGGTATCGGTATACCGATCTCTATTTCCCGCCCTCTGACAAGAACGGAAATGATTCGATCTTTCTAGACGTTGAGGGGATCATGTCGTATTCCATGGTCTGGCTTAATGGGCACCTAGTCGGGGGCTGGCCATATGGGTATGCGAGTTATCGGCTTGATCTTACCCCGTATGTGCGCTATGGCGAGGAGAATGTCCTTGCGGTCCGCGCGGAGAATCCCCAGTCAAACCAGTTCTCGCGGTGGTATCCTGGGGCTGGGATCTATCGTGATGTCTGGATTACGAAGGTTGCGAAGACGCATGTTGCGCTGTACGGGACTGATATTAGCACGAGGGGTGTCTCGCGAGATAGGGCTACTGTTGATCTCACTGTTACGGTGGATAACGAGAACAAGTGGGATGCAGATGTCAGGGTTGTTACTACGCTTCATGAGTATGTTtctggaagagctgggcATAGGGTTGCAACATTCCCTAATGAGACGCTCCATCTGAGCCCTGGACAGTCGTCGTCCATCAACAGCTCAGTCACGATCAAGAACCCCTCCCTCTGGGGTCCTCCACCAACCCAGAAACCGAACATGtacatcgccatcacccAGCTATACACCAAGAACCAACTGCTTGACCACTACTCAACCCCCTTCGGCATCCGCACGCTCGCATTCTCCCCCAGCCACGGCCTGCTAGTCAACAACGAACGAATCCCCATCCAAGGCGTCAACCAACACCACGATCTCGGCGCCCTAGGAGCAGCATACAACCACCGCGCCGCCACCCGCCAGCTCGAGATCCTGCACGACCTCGGCGCAAACGCAATCCGCACAGCGCACAACCCCCCAGCACCCTCCCTCCTGCACCTCGCCGACGAAACGGGCTTCCTAGTCCTCGACGAGATCTTCGACGTGTGGGAAGAGCCAAAACTCGACTCAGACTTCcacctcatcttcaccgaCTGGGCCGAAGCAGACCTGCGCTCCTTCATCCGTCGAGACAGAAACcacccctccatcatcatctggaGCGTCGGCAACGAAGTCCCCGAACAAATCGACAACCAAACCGCCGCTGGCAAAACCATGGCCTCGCTGCACTCCATCACCCACCAGGAAGACCGAACCAGCAACCCCCCTCGCCCCGTAACAGCCTCCCTCAACCGCCCCGTCTCAAACAGCACCATGGCCGCATCCATGGACGCCATAAGCCTAAACTACCAAGGCGAAGGCGTCCGCTGGGGTCCCGCATACGCCCATCTCACCGGAACCCGCACACCCCCACAATACAACACCTTCCACAGCGACCACCCACGCGCCGCCCCAATCCTAGGCTCCGAAATCGCCTGGTCCCTCAGTTCCCGCggatccttcttcttccccgtctcGCCATACATCTCAGCACCTGTAAACGACACCAACGGCGGCGGGAACTCCTCCGCTTTCGAGATCAGTGCGTATGAAGTCTACTCCTCAGACGCGGGCAGCACTCCAGACCGCGTCTTCCTCACGCAGGACGAGCACCCCTTTGTCGCGGGTGGGTTTGTCTGGGCAGGGTTCGATTACCTGGGTGAGCCGTACCCCTATGATGAAGCGCGGAGCGCGTATTCCGGGATTGTGGACCTGGCGGGGTTTAGGAAGGAGAGGTTTTGGGTTTACCAGGCTAGGTGGAGGCCGGAGCTGCGGATGGCGAAGATTGTGCCGCGTTGGAATTGGGAAGATAGGGTTGGGGAGGTGACTCCTGTGCATGTGTTTTCGAGTGGGGATGAGGCGGTTTTATACATCAATGGAGCGAAGCAGGGACtaaggaagaaaaggggggagggggagtaTCGGTTTCGGTGGGATGAGGTTGTGTATGAGCCCGGGGAGGTGCGGGTTGTTGTGTTTAAAGATGGGGAGGTCTGGGcggaggatgtggttgttACGACGGGGGAGCCGGCTGCATTGAGGCTTTCGGTTGATCGGAGTGTTATTGCTGCTGATGGAGAGGATTTGGCGTTTGTGACGGTGGAAGTTGTGGATAGTGAGGGCAATGTTGTTCCTACTGCGGATGATGAGGTGCAGTTTAGTGTTGCCggtgctggggttgttgttgctacTGATAATGGGTTTCCGGCGGACTTGACGAGCTTTGCTTCTAGTAGCAGGAAGGCCTTCCATGGGTTGGCTCTTGCTATTGTACGGGCGGAAGAGGGTGTGTCTGGGGATTTTGCAGTTGAGGCTAGGAGCGGTGGTCTTAGGGCTGCGGAGATTACCATCACAGCACATTGAAATCGAATATTATACAGCAATATATGATGCAATACAAACAAAGtgaatgaagaaaagagaaaacaATCCCCCAATCATACCAAATTACTCACTATCACTGTCgctctcctccgccttcttcaaaCTCTGCTCCCGCGTCAACTTCGGATCCCTAATACACAACGAAAACGCAATAAGCGGCACCGTCAAGCAAATACCCGCAATGCACAGAATCCTCTGCGTATGCATGTATCCCAAGACAACCGCATCCCGGTCCGGCGTGCCAACAGGATTCGCCTCCGCAAAAGTGAACGGGTCCGCGTACACCTCTGCAGCGAGGGTCGCATTGCCGAGCGTCTTCGTCAGTTCCGGGACCAGCGTCTGGGACCAGAttgcgccggcgatggagcTGCCCAGGGCGGAGCCGATGTTAtatgaggagaggaagagggctgTCACGATGGCGAGGTCTGCGTGGGTTGGTTAGCTCAGAGGTTTCGTTATAGGATGGGCATGGCAATATGGTGGCGGGATGCTTACGCTCGTGTTTGGTGGCCGTTTGGATACTTGCCTGTGCGGGATAGGGGAACATTCCACCAGCTATGCAAGTCAGTACAGGTCAAGATACATGACTGCTGGGGTAAGGACAACTCACCAATACCGAGGATAATTTCACCAGCGATAATACCACTGTGGCTCGAGCCGCTATCTCCACCACGGAAGTGGTACAGGATACCAAACGCGACAGTGAAAAGGCAGGTTCCTGCAACGATGAAGGCTTTGAGACGTCGCACTTTCATGACAATGGCGCCGAGGATGCAGCCGGCAATGACGGAGGCAAAGCTACGCGAGTCAGCGAACAGAACGTGTCTGGAGGTTGTGAGGCTTACCTGTAAAGAGACGAAATCCGAGTAGCGCTGAGGACGCTCTCGTTgaaggagacgacgaggacggtGTATAGGTAGTTACCTTGCAGAGCCCAGGCTGGTGCTGTCAGTATaccatcttctttctttcaaaAAGGAACACATACCACAATTAAGCATGACGGCGATTCCAATGGCGCCCCAAACCGCTCTATCTTTCAACAGCTGCACAAATCAGCAAGATCCGCCTCAGCCATGTATCTGGGTTATTGTAAAACTCACCCTAAACGGAATCATAGGATACTTGCAAGTCTGCTCCCACCAAACCCACACCGGGATGCAGAAAACACCAATAACCAGCGGCGCAATAATCTTAGCCTGCTTCCACTGCTCCGCGTATCCTCCAGCAAGCGTAAAcgggacgaggatgagggcgaACACGGCGATCAGCAGGACGATTCCAACCAGGTCCATCCGCCAGAAAATTTCAACGAAGAACCGCTGCGCCCCATGGATCTGGAGAAGGCCTTGGTATGATTCgatcttctttgcttttATATGGCCGTACAGCAACGTCAGGAAAAGCGGGATTGAGCAGACTGGTCATGTTAGTGGACGTTTCAGCGGCACACAGGGACAAATATCATACCAGGGAAGATAATCGTGAACATGCCGATCCCCCAGCGCCAGGTCGTCACCTTGAGCACGGCGCTTGTCAAGTTTCCACCGATCCAAGTGTTGATCTACACTGTTAGCCAGATCCAAGCAGGCCGGGGGTCAACTTACAATAAACGGAGTGGCAGGGATGTACGAGAACAGAAGACGAGACCGCGTGGAAGTTGTATCTCCGATCAAAACCTCCACCAGGAACATGATCCCCGTATATCCAATCTACAACAATCAGCACATCCATATCCAGATTCTATAAAGGACGGCATACCTGGTAAAGCACAGCGCCGGCGCAAAAGGTCTGGACGTCGCTTGCGGCCGTCTCGACAACGGTTCCTATCTGGTCAGCACATCTCCATCCAGTCACCAACAAGAGGGCATACCCAAAGTATAGAAGAAaaccgagaagaagatcaactCGGTACGGCCGAACATATCCGCGATTTTCGCAGCAGTGGGCTATCATCACTCAGCAACTTGAACAGAACAAATCCCAATACCGGACATACCTGCGCCGCAGCCGCAATAACCGAGCGAAGGACCTGCACCGTGGATAACAGACTATGGGTCGAATAACTCGCCGTCGCAATCGGCTATACAAATAAACATGAGCAATCAGCACTTCACATTCCAAAACTCTGGTGGTTAAGATAGTGAGGTAGAACACACCTGGTACGTATTCCGTACAGTCCCGTCCAAACCATAGACATACGCGACCAGCCAGACACTAGCAAACAAGCAAATGCGACTGTACAGACCGAGCTGGGAGCTGATGAGCTCGATGCGCTTGACACCGGGACTCATCTCCGCCGAGTTGGAGCGTGCGACTGCATCGTCGTATACGGGCGGAGGATCATGAGATGCTGCGACCGCAGAGACGTCGGTTTCCTTTGATTCTGGAACGGCGCCCATTGTGGAATGTATTTGTCGATCGGTCTCAATTGATAGGGAAACccaaaaaagacaaaaatCACAAGCGCGggcaagagaaagaaaaagcgaAAGGAGCCCGGGCAGCTGGCACGGGCAGGGATAAAAAAGGGAACAAACGGCGTGCACGGATCGGACTGGAATAATCTCCAGATCAGTCCATCTTATCAGATGGAGAACTCAGGCGAAAAGCCTGCAGGACAGACAAATCAGCGAAGGGGCAGGCTCGTATTTGTTTCTTGGCTGCTACGGATACAGACAAATCAGGAATCTCGCCCGCGCCCAGAATTCCAGTTGCGTGGGTTCACCCAGGCTGGTAATGTTATCGGCCCGGTATCAATCAGTTCAATCTCGATTCTAGACTCTACGGTACCCATACATGGCTGTGGAATGGTTGTGGAACTGGAAACGGGAAAAGTCAATTCCCGACTGCTGCTTCTGCACTCGATCGCGCCGCATTCCCCAAATCATTCATTAACTGGCACAGTCCCTGCACCAACGTCGGCAACGCATCGTGAGGAGCGTCCGCCCGCAGAAGCCCCTGCGCCACATCCATTACTCGTCCTGGGTCGGCTACAACAGCAGGCCCACGGATTCCAAACCCATGCAGCGCCGGACAGCCACGGCCAAGGGAGATGAACTTGTGCACGTCGTTGGTCTCGTCGCCGTCAAGGAAAACCATCGGATAGCGGTCTCGCAGGACCAAATTCGAGTCCGAGTTCGGACTCGCCACGTCGGCGGTGGCTGCGATCTTGGACTCACGCGCCTTGGACACAACACTATAGGACCAGAATGCCAAGCTAGCGTAGTACACCCCCACGGCCAAGAAACCCGTCAGTGCGCCTGGTGGCATGGCCTTGGCCGCTCGGAGGACCTGGCCTGCGTGCCAAATTGCGCGCCGGGAGTCGACGCTGTTGATCCATTCCAGGGCGCTGTGGTAGACTCtccttgcttctttcttgtCCTCTTTTCCTGCGAAGAGCTGCATGTCTTCCAGCGACATGAACACCAGCATGGATATTACTTCGTAGACTAGCAATATTTCAGGTCCCGGCATATTCGCCCATTCGTGGCTGATCATGCGGAAATGCTCAAGGACCTGCGACAGTTCCTGCTGTCGCGAGTTGATGACTAGCGCGTTCCAGTGTTTTGAGTTGCCTTGCGAAATGAACTTTAGACGGTGATACTCGTTTATCAACGCCGATAGACCGTGTAGGATCACAAAGCCGGAGAGCTGGTAGTCTACCCGGCCCTTCCATTGAGACATGTCGCGTAGTGTATCAACCAGTGATGGCAACCGCTCCTGTCCCGGCGTCGCAGTGGCAAGGTAGATGTCTCTCCATTCCGTGGCAGATTTCGCCTCCCACAGCGGTCGAATCATTGGGAATGGAAGTTCCAGGTCCGCATATGAGATTAGCGGGTTAATGTTCAACATCAGCGCGGACTGTGCGTCGTGAAGAAATAGATGG
This genomic interval from Aspergillus puulaauensis MK2 DNA, chromosome 7, nearly complete sequence contains the following:
- a CDS encoding uncharacterized protein (COG:Z;~EggNog:ENOG410QEDU;~InterPro:IPR011990,IPR035994,IPR027417;~PFAM:PF13374,PF13176,PF13424;~go_function: GO:0003824 - catalytic activity [Evidence IEA];~go_function: GO:0005515 - protein binding [Evidence IEA];~go_process: GO:0009116 - nucleoside metabolic process [Evidence IEA]), whose translation is MFMLDKRHDGVFPSKYGDENQYIPGTIAGHNVIIVALPRRTTGTVSAATLVGSLKANFRNVRFGLMVGIGAGVPGRNLKPDIRLGDVIVAGPGDDSNSAQGVLDYGLGKELVDDFVSIGWIQPTDRRLRTAIESLEAEAEFKGHDILAPYLARFRRSSEGMRFLYPGACNDNLYEAENTGSPGAERYELVSRPVRQFEGPAIHYGLVASGDKVVKSAKLRDDLRDKYGIICFEMEAAGILNTLPVAVIKGVSDYADFHKNDSWHDYAAATAASYARCLLETIGPMREDLLTIPDRPETPRRFFSVPFGRNAQFIGRKHEVDTLLSKVGSNNPEDDCQRVTVFGLGGMGKTQICIEFSYRLQESISVFWVSAVTAETLKKAFRDIGQTLKLPGIQETDAEVQTLVRSALANESFGRWVLIIDNADDSKMLYESSSDSCGEMAAPLIDYLPFSRLGSIVFTTRNLEAAVKYSGTNRIEVGKPNTEDAMVMLESNLGDIGTMVDTDDKRQLLDILDYLPLAIMQAAAYLCAKQLSVTKYLHIYRNSSEALSEVLNRNIEDTRRYRTLSKPAATTWFISFEQIARDDPLAADYLCFMSCVNPQSIPTSLLPEASPLEVANSIGTLKAYALIKERPSGNCFDTHSLVHLSVQKWLTAKGTFHEWTGRVLERVAEVFPTGEPANVHLWNLYLHHALHILNLTEISSLLEQAGRTLLYNVGWCLLNSGLYNEAEIICQMSLQMNECALGPDHPDTLNSMSKLGRALKQNDKPNEAETVCRHVLKLREFASWFDHLDTSSHPALNLFELLRDSGRLKEAHEISIKTLNQMVKSLGLEHPLTLTCFSNLAQILHAQGHFDAAKGLNEQTLAARGRILGPVHQDTLVSINNSALFPGRNNDYKEAEDMFRTLCEVCEATLGPENPLTLVAKNNLAMVLNWKGQSVEAMHLLQGVLSINTKLLGPEHCNTLTTRSNIAVVSHAQGGHAVADQLFREILLKVESLTGPEHPSTLLNLSGLAQVRQSQGRYDEAEEMLTRVFEAREGALGLDNPDTLASARALHHLQALRQQLPR
- a CDS encoding uncharacterized protein (CAZy:GH2;~COG:G;~EggNog:ENOG410PHIA;~InterPro:IPR006103,IPR006102,IPR006101,IPR008964, IPR006104,IPR036156,IPR008979,IPR017853,IPR040605, IPR013783,IPR032311,IPR023232;~PFAM:PF16355,PF02836,PF02837,PF18565,PF00703;~SECRETED:SignalP(1-25);~go_function: GO:0004553 - hydrolase activity, hydrolyzing O-glycosyl compounds [Evidence IEA];~go_process: GO:0005975 - carbohydrate metabolic process [Evidence IEA]), with the translated sequence MRSRLTIHHASLLLCSLTLPAAVNANRSQTRLHSGWKFWHSPTTPDGITYSLRPDNQNESLVELRDWILPSANAFIADPAKHYKKPDSPPDIDIPYVDNDFDDANWTSVTVPHDWAITGDFVSTDEVSGGMGRLPVRGVGWYRYTDLYFPPSDKNGNDSIFLDVEGIMSYSMVWLNGHLVGGWPYGYASYRLDLTPYVRYGEENVLAVRAENPQSNQFSRWYPGAGIYRDVWITKVAKTHVALYGTDISTRGVSRDRATVDLTVTVDNENKWDADVRVVTTLHEYVSGRAGHRVATFPNETLHLSPGQSSSINSSVTIKNPSLWGPPPTQKPNMYIAITQLYTKNQLLDHYSTPFGIRTLAFSPSHGLLVNNERIPIQGVNQHHDLGALGAAYNHRAATRQLEILHDLGANAIRTAHNPPAPSLLHLADETGFLVLDEIFDVWEEPKLDSDFHLIFTDWAEADLRSFIRRDRNHPSIIIWSVGNEVPEQIDNQTAAGKTMASLHSITHQEDRTSNPPRPVTASLNRPVSNSTMAASMDAISLNYQGEGVRWGPAYAHLTGTRTPPQYNTFHSDHPRAAPILGSEIAWSLSSRGSFFFPVSPYISAPVNDTNGGGNSSAFEISAYEVYSSDAGSTPDRVFLTQDEHPFVAGGFVWAGFDYLGEPYPYDEARSAYSGIVDLAGFRKERFWVYQARWRPELRMAKIVPRWNWEDRVGEVTPVHVFSSGDEAVLYINGAKQGLRKKRGEGEYRFRWDEVVYEPGEVRVVVFKDGEVWAEDVVVTTGEPAALRLSVDRSVIAADGEDLAFVTVEVVDSEGNVVPTADDEVQFSVAGAGVVVATDNGFPADLTSFASSSRKAFHGLALAIVRAEEGVSGDFAVEARSGGLRAAEITITAH
- the sit1 gene encoding putative siderochrome-iron transporter Sit1 (COG:P;~EggNog:ENOG410QE3E;~InterPro:IPR011701,IPR036259;~PFAM:PF07690,PF06609;~TransMembrane:14 (i53-72o92-112i124-142o148-169i181-198o210-234i267-287o299-316i336-357o377-394i401-420o432-450i462-489o539-560i);~go_function: GO:0022857 - transmembrane transporter activity [Evidence IEA];~go_process: GO:0055085 - transmembrane transport [Evidence IEA]), whose translation is MGAVPESKETDVSAVAASHDPPPVYDDAVARSNSAEMSPGVKRIELISSQLGLYSRICLFASVWLVAYVYGLDGTVRNTYQPIATASYSTHSLLSTVQVLRSVIAAAAQPTAAKIADMFGRTELIFFSVFFYTLGTVVETAASDVQTFCAGAVLYQIGYTGIMFLVEVLIGDTTSTRSRLLFSYIPATPFIINTWIGGNLTSAVLKVTTWRWGIGMFTIIFPVCSIPLFLTLLYGHIKAKKIESYQGLLQIHGAQRFFVEIFWRMDLVGIVLLIAVFALILVPFTLAGGYAEQWKQAKIIAPLVIGVFCIPVWVWWEQTCKYPMIPFRLLKDRAVWGAIGIAVMLNCAWALQGNYLYTVLVVSFNESVLSATRISSLYSFASVIAGCILGAIVMKVRRLKAFIVAGTCLFTVAFGILYHFRGGDSGSSHSGIIAGEIILGIAGGMFPYPAQASIQTATKHEHLAIVTALFLSSYNIGSALGSSIAGAIWSQTLVPELTKTLGNATLAAEVYADPFTFAEANPVGTPDRDAVVLGYMHTQRILCIAGICLTVPLIAFSLCIRDPKLTREQSLKKAEESDSDSE